Genomic DNA from Anaerohalosphaeraceae bacterium:
AAAAACTATTCACCTTGTCAACAATCAAAAAGATCTGTTCCTCAAAAAGTCCCATAAAAGAAAATCATACCCAATAAAAACAAGCCGAAAATCAAAAAAAACAGTCACTTAAACAAAAAAACCTCTCCTAATTTCTTTCATAAAACAAATTTATGAACATATAGGAATTTTATATATAACAAAATAGGAATAATTTCCTTTAATCCTATACCGGTCTTTTTCGATTCCTTCCTGCAAGTTTTTGCCTTACGTCCTGGTGAGGTCTCCTCGTAACAAAAAAGGAAGTTCAGGATTAAGGAGCTTCATAATGACACAAACGGTTGTGCTCAGTCCCTTGACACGCATTGAGGGTCATTTGGCCATCCACCTCGAAACCGAAGAAGACTCATCCTCCGGCCAAACCATTATCAAAAAAGCCCAATGCGAGGGCGAAATGTTCCGCGGACTGGAGACCATCCTCCACGGCCGCGACCCGCTGGACGCCCAGCAAATCACCCAGCGTATCTGCGGTGTGTGCCCCATTGCGCACGGCATCGCTTCCGTTATGGCTCAGGAAATGGCCTTCGGCATTGTCCCGACTCGAAACGGACGAATCGCCCAAAACCTGATTTTGGCCGCCGAATATCTGCACTCCCATATCCTGCATTTTTATCATTTGGCCGCTCTGGACTTCGTGGACATCACCGCCATCCTGAAATACAATGGAACCGATCCGACCCTGGTTAATCTGCGAAATTGGGCCAAAAACGCTCTCGACAAAAATCTGGCCTTTCCGGGCGCCCCCTTCCTGCCCCGCCCTGAAACGGACCAATACATCAAAACCGACGAAGCCAACTGGCGGCTGATTGACAGCTATGTCAAAGCCCTGAAAATCCGCACGCTCGCACACGAAATGGCCGCTGTTTTCGGCGCCAAGCTGCCTCATTCTACCTCACTGGTCCCCACCGGCGTCACCGGCGAAGTCACCATCGAACGCGTTCTGGCCTGCAAGTCTCGGCTGGACCAAATCAAAACCTTCATTCATACGGTCTATCTGCCGGACCTTTTTACGGCCGCCGCCGCATTCCCGCAATACTGGGATATTGGGAAAAGTCACGGGAATTTCCTCAGTTACGGCGTCTTCCGGATGGAAGAGAAAACCGGAGAAGCCCTGAACAATTTCCTGCCTTCCGGAGCTGTTATCGGCGGAATTTACCAGCCGCTCGACACGTCAAAAATTCGCGAGTTTGTCGAGCATTCCCGCTACTCCTCCGGCTCGGGTCTTCACCCCTGGCAGGGTACAACGCAGCCGGAGCCTCAAAAGGGCTACAGCTGGATTAAAGCCCCGCGATATGACGGCCAGGTCATGGAAGTCGGGCCGGCCGCTCGACTAATGGTTCTGTGCCTGGGGCCGGGAAATCCCGAAATGAAACAAGATGTTCAAAATGCTCTGAATGCCGCAGGGGTACCCCTCGAAAAAATTAACTCCGTTCTCGGACGCCACCTCGCCCGCGGACTGGAGGCCAAATGGATTGCCGACCAGTGTGAACGCTGGCTGGACGAGCTGGAAATCGGCAAACCGGCCGCAGCGGAATTTGCTCTTCCGGAACAGGGCCGGGGCGTTGGTCTGACAGAGGCCCCCCGCGGAGCACTCGGACACTGGCTGACAATCCGAAACTACAAAATCGAACGCTATCAGTGCATCGTCCCGACGACCTGGAACTGCTCGCCGCGAGACAATCAGGGACGCCCCGGCGCCGTCGAAAAAGCCCTCGAAGGAACCGTCCTGCAGAACCCGGCTGAGCCGATTGAAGCAGGCCG
This window encodes:
- a CDS encoding nickel-dependent hydrogenase large subunit, producing MTQTVVLSPLTRIEGHLAIHLETEEDSSSGQTIIKKAQCEGEMFRGLETILHGRDPLDAQQITQRICGVCPIAHGIASVMAQEMAFGIVPTRNGRIAQNLILAAEYLHSHILHFYHLAALDFVDITAILKYNGTDPTLVNLRNWAKNALDKNLAFPGAPFLPRPETDQYIKTDEANWRLIDSYVKALKIRTLAHEMAAVFGAKLPHSTSLVPTGVTGEVTIERVLACKSRLDQIKTFIHTVYLPDLFTAAAAFPQYWDIGKSHGNFLSYGVFRMEEKTGEALNNFLPSGAVIGGIYQPLDTSKIREFVEHSRYSSGSGLHPWQGTTQPEPQKGYSWIKAPRYDGQVMEVGPAARLMVLCLGPGNPEMKQDVQNALNAAGVPLEKINSVLGRHLARGLEAKWIADQCERWLDELEIGKPAAAEFALPEQGRGVGLTEAPRGALGHWLTIRNYKIERYQCIVPTTWNCSPRDNQGRPGAVEKALEGTVLQNPAEPIEAGRIVRSFDPCIACAVH